In Kryptolebias marmoratus isolate JLee-2015 linkage group LG11, ASM164957v2, whole genome shotgun sequence, the following proteins share a genomic window:
- the scamp2 gene encoding secretory carrier-associated membrane protein 2 → MSDFDNNPFADPALNNPFNDPSVTQATVSNIEPVDQYSPFPQSNDGLATQTTPASTSPYQPAVLQPSTEPSPQATAAAAQATLLKQQEDLERKAAELDRRERELQSRGPTGKENNWPPLPRFFPIKPCFYQDFSEEIPEQYRRVCKMMYYLWMFNCMTLFLNLLACLAYFTTGDHGVDFGLSILWLILFTPCSFLCWYRPVYKAFRTDSSFNFFFFFFVFFVQVVIFVIQSVGIPSWGNSGWIAAMSIISSHTPAGVIMIIVAILFTMCAATSIVLLKMVHGLYRRTGASFQKAQQELSQGVLTSRTFQSAASGAASAAAQGAFQGNN, encoded by the exons GATCCTTCTGTCACGCAGGCGACCGTCTCCAACATAGAGCCAGTCGACCAGTACAGCCCGTTCCCCCAGTCTAAT GATGGATTAGCCACTCAAACCACGCCTGCCTCCACCTCTCCCTACCAGCCTGCCGTGTTGCAGCCTTCCACGGAGCCCAGTCCGCAG GCGACCGCTGCTGCAGCTCAAGCCACCCTGCTGAAACAGCAGGAAGATCTGGAGAGAAAAGCTGCCGAACTGGACCGCAGGGAGCGGGAGCTCCAGAGCAGAGGCCCAACAG gtaaagaaaacaactgGCCTCCGCTTCCCAGGTTCTTCCCCATCAAACCATGTTTTTATCAGGACTTCTCTGAGGAAATCCCCGAACAGTACCGGAGGGTCTGCAAAATGATGTACTATCTGTGGATGT TCAACTGCATGACTCTGTTCCTCAACCTGCTGGCGTGCCTGGCTTACTTCACCACCGGCGACCACGGAGTTGATTTCGGTCTCTCCATTCTCTGGCTCATTCTCTTCACCCCCTGCTCCTTCCTCTGCTGGTACCGACCCGTCTATAAGGCCTTCAG gaCTGACAGCTCCttcaacttcttcttcttctttttcgtGTTTTTCGTCCAAGTTGTAATCTTCGTCATCCAATCTGTGGGCATCCCCTCCTGGGGCAACAG TGGTTGGATTGCTGCCATGTCTATAATCAGTTCTCACACACCAGCGGGAGTCATCATGATCATCGTGGCCATCCTCTTCACCATGTGTGCCGCCACGTCTATCGTGTTGCTGAAAATG GTTCATGGCCTGTATCGCCGCACCGGGGCCAGTTTCCAAAAGGCCCAGCAGGAGTTGTCACAGGGCGTCCTAACCAGTAGAACGTTTCAGTCAGCAGCCAGCGGAGCAGCTTCAGCCGCTGCCCAGGGAGCCTTCCAAGGAAACAACTAA